From a single Bryobacter aggregatus MPL3 genomic region:
- a CDS encoding MATE family efflux transporter — protein MIETLKQALRGDHHDFTKGSLKKAIILLAVPMVLELSMESLFAIVNVFWVAGLGADAVATVGLTEAMETIIFAVAMGLCAGATAFVSRRIGEKDEAGASLSAGQAILLGLICSVLIGVPTALSAKTLLSFMTSSPGVIATGEGYATVMFSGTYSILLIFLINAIFRGAGDAAIAMRVLILANVINLVLDPCLIFGWGPFPKMGVTGSAVATTIGRTVGVCYQFYRLASPGSRITIHLRDLRIQPKLMWEMLRVSFPAMFQYGIGMASWMILSRIVAQFGAVATAGYTIAIRIIIVTILPSWALGGAAATLMGQNLGAGRPERSERATWLCGFYNMIFLGLVSLVFIFYAEPLIRIFTQEQPIIDVGKSALRYISYGYVLYAYGLVLVQAFNGAGDTVTPTVINVICYWLFQLPLANYLSGTAGMGPNGVFTAVTLTESLIAVCGIIAFRRGRWKQSKI, from the coding sequence TTGATCGAGACCCTTAAGCAAGCGCTTCGGGGTGACCATCACGATTTCACGAAGGGTAGCCTCAAAAAGGCGATCATTCTTCTCGCAGTGCCCATGGTGCTCGAGCTCTCAATGGAGAGTTTGTTTGCCATTGTCAACGTATTCTGGGTAGCTGGCCTCGGCGCGGATGCCGTGGCCACAGTCGGCCTCACCGAGGCGATGGAAACGATCATATTTGCGGTAGCAATGGGCCTTTGTGCCGGTGCTACCGCTTTTGTCTCCCGGCGCATCGGTGAAAAGGATGAGGCCGGAGCCAGCCTGTCGGCGGGCCAGGCCATTCTGTTAGGTCTCATCTGCAGTGTCCTGATTGGCGTTCCCACCGCGCTCTCCGCCAAGACGTTGCTGAGTTTTATGACTAGCTCACCCGGAGTGATTGCCACCGGGGAAGGCTATGCGACGGTCATGTTCTCGGGAACTTACTCGATCCTGTTGATTTTCCTGATCAATGCGATCTTCCGGGGCGCCGGTGATGCCGCAATCGCCATGCGAGTTCTGATCCTCGCAAATGTCATCAATCTCGTCCTCGACCCCTGCCTGATCTTTGGCTGGGGCCCTTTCCCCAAGATGGGGGTTACTGGCAGCGCGGTGGCGACCACCATCGGCCGCACTGTGGGCGTCTGTTATCAGTTCTATCGCCTGGCGAGCCCCGGCAGTCGTATCACGATCCACCTGCGAGACCTCCGCATCCAACCCAAGCTCATGTGGGAGATGCTGCGGGTCAGTTTCCCGGCAATGTTTCAGTACGGCATCGGCATGGCCAGTTGGATGATCCTCAGCCGCATTGTGGCTCAGTTTGGCGCGGTAGCGACGGCGGGTTACACCATTGCCATTCGCATCATCATTGTCACCATCCTGCCCAGTTGGGCGCTCGGTGGGGCCGCGGCCACCTTGATGGGCCAGAACCTGGGTGCGGGCCGGCCGGAACGCAGCGAGCGCGCCACCTGGCTCTGCGGCTTTTACAATATGATCTTCCTCGGTCTGGTCAGCCTCGTCTTTATCTTCTATGCCGAGCCGCTGATCCGGATCTTTACGCAGGAGCAGCCAATCATCGACGTTGGCAAGAGCGCGCTTCGCTACATCAGCTACGGGTATGTCCTGTACGCCTACGGATTGGTGCTGGTGCAGGCCTTCAACGGCGCTGGCGATACGGTCACTCCCACCGTGATCAATGTCATCTGCTACTGGCTCTTCCAATTGCCGCTGGCCAATTACCTTTCGGGCACAGCAGGCATGGGGCCGAATGGTGTCTTTACCGCAGTCACGCTGACCGAAAGCCTGATTGCGGTCTGTGGCATCATCGCATTTCGGCGGGGCCGCTGGAAGCAATCGAAGATCTGA
- the typA gene encoding translational GTPase TypA codes for MPFSPEKIRNIAIVAHVDHGKTTLVDTMLRQSGIFRANEELTDRVMDSNDLERERGITILAKITAVNYKGVKINICDTPGHSDFGGEVERALKMVDGVMLLVDASEGPLPQTRYVLSKALEAHLTPIVVINKIDRPDARVQEVLNEVYDLFIDLDAQEHQLEFPVVYAIGKQGLAKMSMDEEATTLEPLFETIVKHIPPPKGSADAELQMLVANLDYSDYLGRLAIGRVFNGTMKVNSEVNIAKIDGSLQKTKITKMYSFDGLKRVEESEIYPGDIVAIAGVEGITIGETVTSVENPKPLPKIHIDEPTIAMTFTINTSPFVGREGQYVTSRHIRDRLTKELLTNVALRVDDTGTPDSFKVMGRGELQLAILIETMRREGYELQVSKPEIVTKTIDGVLKEPQEILLIDCSELFIGTVIEKMGHRKGKMMKMINNGSGRVRLEFQVPSRGLIGIRNEMLTETRGTALMNSLFNGYMDWQGDIPMRPTGVLISDRAGVTTAFAINAMQERGEIFVSPAQEVYEGMIIGENARDSDLVVNIVREKKLTNMRSSSADDAIRLVPPKVMTLELAIEFIEIDEFVEITPKSIRLRKKILKANQR; via the coding sequence ATGCCTTTTTCACCTGAGAAAATTCGAAACATCGCTATTGTTGCGCACGTTGACCATGGCAAGACCACGTTGGTGGACACGATGCTCCGCCAGAGCGGTATCTTCCGCGCCAATGAAGAACTCACCGATCGCGTGATGGACTCCAATGATCTGGAGCGCGAACGCGGAATTACAATCCTAGCCAAAATCACTGCCGTCAACTATAAGGGCGTCAAAATTAATATCTGCGACACCCCGGGCCATAGCGACTTCGGTGGAGAAGTCGAGCGTGCACTGAAGATGGTGGACGGCGTCATGTTGCTTGTGGATGCGAGCGAAGGCCCGCTGCCCCAAACCCGTTACGTCCTTTCCAAAGCCCTCGAAGCGCATCTCACCCCGATCGTGGTCATCAACAAAATCGACCGGCCCGATGCCCGTGTGCAGGAAGTTCTGAACGAAGTCTACGATCTGTTCATCGATCTGGACGCCCAGGAACACCAGCTCGAGTTCCCTGTCGTTTATGCCATTGGCAAGCAGGGTCTCGCCAAGATGAGCATGGACGAAGAGGCCACTACTCTCGAACCCCTCTTTGAAACCATCGTCAAGCATATCCCGCCGCCGAAGGGTTCTGCCGATGCCGAACTGCAGATGCTGGTTGCGAACCTGGACTACTCCGACTATCTCGGACGTCTTGCCATTGGACGTGTGTTCAACGGCACGATGAAGGTGAATTCTGAAGTGAACATCGCCAAGATCGATGGCAGCCTGCAGAAGACCAAGATTACGAAGATGTACTCCTTCGACGGGCTGAAGCGCGTTGAAGAATCTGAAATCTACCCCGGCGACATCGTTGCCATCGCGGGCGTCGAAGGCATCACCATCGGCGAAACCGTAACCAGTGTTGAGAATCCCAAGCCGCTGCCGAAGATCCACATCGACGAGCCGACGATCGCGATGACTTTCACGATCAATACCTCGCCCTTTGTCGGCCGCGAAGGCCAGTACGTCACCTCGCGCCACATCCGCGATCGCCTGACCAAGGAACTGCTCACCAACGTTGCCCTGCGCGTTGACGATACCGGTACGCCGGATAGCTTCAAGGTGATGGGCCGCGGTGAACTGCAGTTGGCGATCCTGATCGAAACCATGCGCCGCGAAGGCTATGAGCTCCAGGTCAGCAAGCCCGAGATCGTCACCAAGACCATCGACGGGGTGCTGAAAGAACCGCAGGAAATTCTTCTGATCGATTGCTCGGAGCTGTTCATCGGCACCGTCATCGAGAAGATGGGCCATCGCAAGGGCAAGATGATGAAGATGATCAACAATGGCTCTGGCCGTGTTCGTCTCGAATTCCAGGTGCCCTCGCGCGGCCTCATCGGCATCCGCAATGAAATGCTGACCGAAACCCGTGGCACCGCGCTGATGAACTCGCTGTTCAACGGCTACATGGACTGGCAGGGTGACATCCCGATGCGTCCCACCGGCGTGCTGATCTCCGATCGTGCCGGCGTCACCACCGCATTTGCGATCAATGCAATGCAGGAACGCGGCGAGATCTTTGTCAGCCCGGCGCAGGAAGTCTACGAAGGCATGATCATTGGCGAAAACGCCCGCGATTCCGATCTGGTCGTCAACATCGTCCGCGAAAAGAAGCTCACCAACATGCGTAGCTCCTCGGCCGACGACGCCATCCGTCTGGTTCCGCCCAAGGTGATGACGCTCGAGCTCGCCATCGAGTTCATTGAGATCGATGAGTTTGTCGAAATCACGCCGAAGTCGATCCGTCTTCGCAAGAAGATTCTGAAAGCCAATCAGCGTTGA
- a CDS encoding precorrin-2 dehydrogenase/sirohydrochlorin ferrochelatase family protein, which produces MKPLFPIFIRIEGRQILIVGAGPVAVRKAKGLLESGAHLRVVAPEGDPEMETLAVTRERRNFAVSDLDGAELVFAATNDRELNQSIGEACRQRGIWVNIADAAEECDFHIPARIHSGEFQIAISTGGKDPKAARELRKRIERLLAEPCDHKV; this is translated from the coding sequence TTGAAACCCCTCTTTCCTATTTTTATTCGTATCGAAGGGCGCCAGATTCTCATCGTGGGTGCTGGGCCTGTTGCGGTGAGAAAAGCCAAAGGGCTGCTGGAATCAGGAGCCCACTTACGGGTGGTGGCGCCGGAAGGAGATCCCGAAATGGAAACTCTGGCCGTGACCCGGGAGCGGCGGAACTTTGCCGTTTCAGACCTTGACGGCGCCGAACTGGTCTTTGCCGCGACAAATGACCGGGAGCTGAATCAGTCGATCGGAGAAGCGTGCCGGCAGCGTGGAATCTGGGTCAACATCGCGGATGCTGCCGAAGAATGCGACTTTCATATCCCGGCCCGGATCCACTCTGGCGAGTTCCAGATTGCGATCTCGACGGGCGGCAAGGACCCGAAAGCGGCCCGGGAGCTCCGGAAGCGGATCGAGCGGCTGCTAGCTGAGCCGTGCGACCATAAAGTTTAA
- the der gene encoding ribosome biogenesis GTPase Der — translation MAHSAGKPVVVIVGRPNVGKSTLFNAITGTRRSIVGDEPGITRDRIRGSAKYRDRHFDVIDTGGIIPNDDELIPANILKQAKKAFEEATQIVFVIDGRTEITSSDRELAQMLRRLGKPITLAVNKIDVPKREVLSSGFHDLGLDPVISISAEHRTGIDDLLDHITADFPESESPEETVKPARPIKVAIIGRPNVGKSTLLNSLTGTERAIVSPVAGTTRDAVDETVTVDGQEFIFVDTAGIRRKGKTTLMAEKLSVMMARRHIGMAHIIIVMIDALEGPTAQDAHIAGYAHEEGRPVILCVNKWDAHPTRRTKEFTEEVRDTMKFLEYAPIEFISATKGTNVKRLFHLIQSAQEAMNKRVTTGELNRFVEQITRETNMKVKYITQASVRPPSFVVFTDKSKPLHFSDERFLINQIRKHFHFGATPIEIKAKSTPGRGKKA, via the coding sequence ATGGCGCATAGCGCTGGTAAGCCGGTAGTGGTCATCGTCGGACGACCCAACGTCGGTAAATCCACTCTTTTCAACGCAATTACGGGTACACGCCGGTCCATCGTCGGAGATGAGCCTGGGATCACTCGCGACCGAATTCGCGGCAGCGCCAAATATCGGGATCGTCACTTCGACGTGATCGATACCGGTGGCATCATCCCCAACGACGACGAATTGATCCCCGCCAACATCCTCAAGCAGGCCAAGAAAGCCTTTGAGGAAGCAACGCAGATCGTTTTCGTCATTGACGGCCGTACCGAGATCACTTCCTCCGACCGGGAGTTAGCACAGATGCTGCGCAGGCTGGGGAAGCCGATCACGCTGGCCGTCAATAAGATTGACGTCCCGAAGCGCGAAGTTCTCAGTTCGGGCTTTCATGATCTCGGACTCGATCCGGTCATCTCCATCTCTGCGGAACATCGCACCGGAATCGACGATCTGCTCGATCACATCACGGCAGATTTTCCGGAAAGCGAGTCTCCGGAAGAGACTGTAAAGCCTGCTCGCCCGATCAAGGTGGCCATCATTGGCCGTCCCAATGTGGGCAAGAGCACTCTATTAAATTCGCTGACTGGCACAGAACGCGCGATTGTGTCGCCTGTTGCCGGTACCACCCGGGACGCAGTCGACGAGACCGTGACCGTCGACGGCCAGGAATTCATCTTTGTCGACACGGCCGGAATTCGCCGCAAGGGGAAGACGACCCTGATGGCCGAGAAGCTGAGCGTCATGATGGCGCGCCGGCACATCGGCATGGCGCACATTATCATCGTCATGATCGACGCGCTCGAAGGCCCGACGGCGCAGGATGCCCACATTGCGGGCTACGCGCATGAAGAAGGCCGCCCGGTGATTCTCTGCGTCAATAAGTGGGATGCCCATCCGACACGGCGCACCAAGGAGTTTACCGAGGAAGTTCGCGACACAATGAAGTTCCTCGAGTACGCACCCATTGAGTTCATTTCGGCAACGAAGGGTACGAACGTCAAGCGGCTCTTCCACTTGATCCAGAGCGCACAGGAAGCGATGAACAAGCGTGTGACCACGGGCGAACTGAATCGCTTTGTCGAGCAGATTACCCGCGAGACCAATATGAAGGTGAAGTACATCACGCAGGCCAGCGTGCGTCCGCCTTCGTTTGTGGTGTTTACCGATAAATCGAAACCGCTGCACTTCTCCGATGAGCGATTCCTGATCAATCAGATCCGCAAGCACTTCCACTTTGGTGCGACGCCGATCGAGATCAAGGCGAAATCGACGCCAGGCCGCGGCAAGAAGGCATAG
- a CDS encoding TonB-dependent receptor, which yields MHNRILFAVFCSLATTPLVAQTFQGAVVGTITDASGSTVPQANITLLNLGTSDRRTAKSDDAGSYQFVSLVPGQYRIEIEKTGFRRFVREPITVEVQSSVRIDIPMQLGDTTQTVEVTTQTPLLQTEDASLGQVVQSRKVLEMPLNGRNVFGLVALVPGVVPGGQSGTTPTGTNVFAWGNYQIGGGQANQSAAFIDGAPINAIYANLTALVPTQDAIQEFRVQTNNLGPEFGHLAGGAINLATKSGSNAFHGTAYEYLRNRSLNANTFFNNRAGVKRPAFTQNQYGTNVGGPVIRDKTFFFGGWEGFRLRQGMSYVYSVPTDEMRAGNFSNLRNAAGAMIPIYDPLTTCGRLGNAACARDANGNEVITRQVFPGNVIPQNRFDPAARVLSNLWGRANGPGSQFTNVNNFTANASVGGQNDQYNARIDHNVSEKQRLFVRYTFWKNLNLPIDPYGTKTCVDRCTETFNTNQAVIADTYSITPTLVADVRVAYMRFHYDRTSLTQGYDLTQLGWPAALNNQVVFRVVPQPSVTGYNGVFSTSGTGSTISSRNDVYSLAPSLTKIWGNHTMKFGADLRRSTHNYYQQNNPSGNFNFDALLTSANPFAAAGTGNGFASFLLGYGSGGGINQNALVAAQILYRAFYAGDQWRLNSRLTLNYGIRYEQMGPWSERYDRLSVLLPDVENPLSSITGLKLKGRLGLVNSPDSASRNNQKLGHLFSPRVGIAYRLSNTTVIRSGYGIFYLPNDVRWNMAPNNDAVNSFNNPFNGTLDGSLTPLDRLGNPFPNGLLQTPGRSANLQKIFYGQGVSGAIFNDPFSYAQQWNFDVQHELPGGLALSVAYAGSKGTHLPGPDQQLNQLPNQYMALGSRLQEQVPNPFYGQVALGTLAQPLVAYGQLLRPYPQYTGFAMKNPTNRNSTYHSAQLNLQKRFGAGGSIVGAYTWSKLISDTDTLTGWLEPAGGAGGVQDNFNIRAERSLALYDTPHRGVISYIVDLPFGKGRRFGSHVTGVADRFVSGWGVNGVSTFQSGAPLPISVAVNTNVFGAGQRPNRTGQPVSLDGSAQDRLNRWFNPAAFSLPAAFSYGNAARSMPDMRSHGIANYDFTLFKNTSITERVGLQFRAEIFNLFNRVRFAAPGTALGNPQFGVVSGQYNDPRLVQLALRLVF from the coding sequence TTGCACAATCGAATCCTGTTCGCTGTATTTTGTTCCCTCGCAACCACCCCGCTCGTGGCGCAAACCTTCCAGGGGGCCGTAGTCGGTACCATCACCGACGCCTCTGGAAGCACGGTTCCACAAGCAAACATCACACTCCTCAATCTAGGCACCTCGGATCGAAGGACGGCGAAGTCCGATGATGCAGGCTCCTACCAGTTCGTCTCTCTCGTTCCGGGCCAGTATCGAATCGAGATTGAGAAAACCGGATTCCGGCGTTTCGTCCGGGAACCCATTACGGTCGAAGTCCAGAGTAGCGTTCGCATCGACATTCCCATGCAACTGGGTGACACCACCCAAACCGTCGAGGTGACGACGCAGACTCCGTTGCTGCAAACCGAAGACGCCTCTCTCGGTCAGGTGGTGCAATCGCGAAAAGTGCTTGAGATGCCTCTGAATGGCCGCAATGTATTTGGCTTGGTGGCGCTGGTGCCGGGTGTGGTGCCTGGAGGACAATCGGGAACCACACCCACCGGCACGAACGTGTTCGCCTGGGGAAACTATCAAATTGGCGGGGGACAAGCGAATCAGAGTGCGGCCTTCATTGACGGCGCGCCGATCAATGCCATCTATGCCAATCTCACGGCGCTCGTGCCCACGCAGGACGCGATCCAGGAATTCCGCGTGCAGACCAATAACCTGGGCCCCGAGTTCGGGCATCTTGCCGGTGGCGCCATCAACCTCGCAACCAAGTCGGGCAGCAACGCCTTCCATGGAACTGCTTACGAGTACCTCCGCAATCGGTCGCTCAACGCGAACACCTTCTTCAACAACCGCGCCGGCGTGAAGCGTCCGGCCTTCACGCAGAATCAATACGGCACCAACGTCGGCGGCCCTGTGATTCGCGACAAGACCTTCTTCTTCGGCGGCTGGGAGGGCTTCCGCCTGCGACAGGGGATGTCCTACGTGTACTCCGTTCCAACCGACGAGATGCGTGCCGGCAACTTCTCGAACTTGCGGAATGCGGCAGGCGCAATGATTCCCATCTACGACCCGCTCACCACCTGCGGCCGTCTGGGCAATGCGGCCTGCGCCCGCGACGCCAATGGGAATGAGGTCATCACGCGCCAGGTCTTTCCCGGCAATGTCATTCCGCAGAATCGATTCGACCCCGCCGCTCGCGTGCTGTCGAATCTCTGGGGTCGCGCGAATGGCCCTGGCTCTCAGTTCACCAACGTCAATAACTTTACGGCCAATGCGAGTGTCGGCGGACAGAACGATCAGTACAACGCGCGCATCGATCACAATGTTTCCGAAAAGCAGCGCCTCTTTGTCCGCTACACCTTCTGGAAGAATCTGAATCTCCCCATCGACCCCTACGGCACCAAGACTTGCGTTGACCGTTGCACCGAGACCTTCAACACCAATCAGGCCGTGATCGCGGACACCTACTCGATCACGCCAACCCTGGTTGCCGATGTCCGAGTCGCCTACATGCGTTTTCACTATGATCGGACTTCGCTCACCCAGGGCTACGATCTCACCCAGCTGGGCTGGCCGGCTGCCCTCAACAATCAAGTGGTGTTCCGCGTTGTGCCGCAGCCCTCGGTGACCGGCTACAACGGAGTCTTCAGTACGAGTGGAACTGGCAGCACGATCTCATCGCGAAACGATGTCTATTCGCTTGCCCCCAGCCTCACAAAAATCTGGGGCAACCACACGATGAAGTTCGGAGCGGATCTGCGGCGCAGCACGCACAACTACTACCAGCAGAACAACCCGTCCGGAAATTTCAACTTCGACGCACTTCTCACCTCAGCAAATCCCTTTGCTGCTGCGGGCACCGGAAATGGCTTTGCTTCGTTTCTGTTGGGATACGGTTCCGGCGGTGGTATCAATCAGAACGCGCTGGTGGCCGCACAGATTCTCTATCGCGCCTTTTACGCCGGAGACCAATGGCGGCTCAACAGCAGGCTGACGCTGAACTATGGCATTCGCTATGAGCAAATGGGGCCGTGGTCGGAGCGCTATGACCGGCTTTCGGTGTTGCTCCCGGATGTGGAGAATCCTCTGTCTTCGATCACGGGCTTGAAGCTGAAGGGACGCCTGGGCCTGGTGAATTCGCCAGACAGCGCGAGCCGCAACAACCAGAAGCTGGGACACCTTTTCTCTCCTCGTGTGGGCATCGCCTATCGTCTCTCAAACACCACGGTCATTCGCAGTGGCTATGGCATCTTCTATTTGCCGAACGATGTGCGCTGGAACATGGCGCCCAATAATGACGCCGTCAATTCTTTCAATAATCCCTTCAACGGGACACTCGATGGCTCGCTGACTCCGCTCGATCGCTTGGGCAATCCTTTCCCGAATGGCCTGCTGCAAACTCCGGGCCGTAGTGCCAACTTGCAGAAAATCTTCTATGGACAGGGCGTAAGCGGGGCAATCTTCAACGATCCCTTCTCCTATGCCCAGCAATGGAACTTCGATGTGCAACACGAACTGCCGGGCGGCCTGGCGCTGTCCGTGGCTTACGCCGGTTCGAAAGGAACCCATCTTCCCGGTCCAGACCAGCAACTGAATCAATTGCCCAACCAATACATGGCGCTTGGCAGCCGCTTACAGGAGCAGGTTCCCAATCCCTTCTATGGGCAGGTCGCGCTTGGCACACTCGCGCAGCCGCTGGTCGCCTATGGACAACTGTTGCGGCCCTATCCGCAGTACACGGGCTTTGCAATGAAGAACCCGACCAATCGCAACTCCACTTACCACTCCGCGCAACTCAACCTCCAGAAGCGCTTCGGCGCGGGCGGCAGCATTGTCGGGGCCTATACCTGGTCGAAGTTGATCAGTGACACCGATACGCTGACGGGTTGGCTGGAACCGGCAGGTGGCGCGGGCGGTGTTCAGGACAATTTCAACATCCGCGCAGAGCGGTCGCTCGCTCTGTATGACACACCGCATCGTGGCGTCATCAGTTATATCGTCGATCTACCTTTCGGCAAGGGGCGGCGTTTTGGAAGCCATGTGACTGGTGTGGCGGATCGTTTTGTGTCCGGCTGGGGCGTCAATGGTGTCAGCACCTTCCAGTCCGGCGCTCCGTTGCCGATTAGTGTCGCGGTCAACACGAACGTCTTTGGCGCCGGACAGCGTCCGAATCGAACCGGGCAACCGGTGTCTCTCGATGGCTCGGCTCAGGACCGGCTCAACCGCTGGTTCAATCCAGCGGCCTTCTCCCTGCCCGCCGCCTTCAGCTATGGCAACGCTGCTCGCAGCATGCCTGACATGCGCTCGCACGGCATTGCGAACTACGACTTCACGCTCTTCAAGAACACGAGCATTACGGAGCGCGTGGGATTGCAGTTTCGAGCGGAGATCTTCAACCTCTTCAACCGAGTCCGCTTCGCTGCGCCGGGGACGGCTCTCGGCAATCCACAATTTGGAGTGGTCAGCGGTCAATACAACGACCCAAGACTCGTTCAACTGGCCTTGCGGCTCGTGTTCTGA
- a CDS encoding complex I subunit 4 family protein: MADNLTLILFFPLLGGLILTLLPAAKPILLKFWANLVLGLNALWTISLLGSFDSGKDLQFVQRLPWIPSIGAEFFLGVDGYSILLVAMTAGVGFLASLASWNAIESRLKEFYATLLILQTCVTGVFLSMDAMLFFVFFEASLIPMFFLISIWGGEDRRRAAMKFLIYTISGSMLLLLGLILLHFEHTRQTGFATFSIPALWATQPAGDLAHWIFWLMFLGFAVKVPMAPFHTWLPDAHTEAPTAGSVYLASVMLKMGTYGFLRLVLPGVPEAVKSSNVLWWMSILALVAIVYGALVCLKQRDWKRLVAYSSVSHMGFCMLGIFAMNPAGISGSMLQQINHGISTGLLFLLVGLMYERRHTREISEYGGLFGPMPAFSLVFLLAVVSSMGLPPLNGFIGEVRILSGAFEMSVYWALWGGLGVVLTVAYLLWCYQRVSLGVTSEKNLRLPDLSLREWAVVLPLLLAAIGIGIHPQPVFQMLDRPVKHIMEKVRPGYYAQSN, translated from the coding sequence ATGGCCGACAACCTGACCCTGATTCTCTTCTTTCCGCTGCTTGGCGGGCTGATTCTTACCCTTCTGCCTGCCGCGAAGCCGATTCTGCTCAAATTCTGGGCCAATCTGGTGCTCGGATTGAACGCATTGTGGACCATCAGCCTGCTCGGCAGCTTCGATTCCGGCAAAGACCTCCAATTTGTCCAACGCCTTCCCTGGATCCCCAGCATCGGCGCGGAATTCTTTCTTGGTGTCGATGGCTATTCGATTCTTCTCGTCGCGATGACCGCCGGTGTTGGCTTCCTCGCCAGCCTCGCTAGCTGGAACGCGATCGAAAGCCGCCTCAAAGAGTTCTACGCCACTCTGCTCATCCTGCAGACCTGCGTCACTGGCGTCTTTCTCTCAATGGATGCGATGCTGTTCTTTGTCTTCTTTGAAGCCTCGCTGATTCCGATGTTCTTCCTGATCTCGATCTGGGGCGGCGAAGACCGTCGCCGCGCGGCGATGAAGTTTCTCATTTACACCATCTCCGGCAGCATGTTGCTGCTGCTTGGTCTGATTCTGCTGCACTTTGAACACACCCGCCAAACCGGCTTTGCCACCTTCAGCATTCCGGCTCTCTGGGCGACGCAACCGGCAGGCGACTTGGCCCATTGGATCTTCTGGCTGATGTTCCTCGGCTTTGCCGTCAAGGTGCCGATGGCGCCCTTCCACACCTGGCTGCCCGATGCGCACACCGAAGCGCCAACAGCCGGCAGTGTTTATCTGGCCAGCGTGATGTTGAAGATGGGCACCTACGGCTTTTTGCGCCTGGTGCTGCCCGGTGTGCCGGAGGCGGTCAAGAGTTCGAATGTCCTTTGGTGGATGAGCATTCTCGCCCTGGTGGCAATCGTCTATGGTGCGCTGGTTTGCCTGAAGCAGCGCGATTGGAAGCGTCTGGTCGCTTATTCGAGCGTCAGCCACATGGGCTTCTGCATGCTCGGCATCTTCGCGATGAATCCGGCCGGCATCTCCGGCAGCATGCTGCAACAGATCAACCATGGCATCTCTACCGGCCTGCTCTTTTTACTCGTTGGTCTGATGTATGAACGCCGCCACACGCGCGAGATTTCTGAATATGGCGGGCTGTTTGGACCGATGCCCGCCTTCAGCCTGGTCTTTCTTCTCGCTGTGGTCAGCTCGATGGGATTGCCGCCGCTGAATGGCTTCATTGGAGAGGTTCGCATTCTGAGCGGCGCCTTTGAGATGAGCGTCTATTGGGCGCTTTGGGGCGGCTTGGGTGTGGTGCTGACCGTAGCCTATCTGCTGTGGTGCTACCAGCGGGTGAGCCTGGGCGTCACCAGCGAAAAGAATCTGCGGCTGCCCGATCTCAGCCTGCGTGAGTGGGCCGTCGTGTTGCCGCTGCTACTGGCCGCTATCGGCATCGGAATTCATCCCCAGCCTGTATTCCAGATGCTCGACCGGCCCGTCAAACACATTATGGAGAAAGTGAGGCCCGGCTACTATGCTCAGTCGAATTAG